The Cryptomeria japonica unplaced genomic scaffold, Sugi_1.0 HiC_scaffold_28, whole genome shotgun sequence DNA window TTTCTTAGTCCAACCTTTACTTTTATGGTTCTTCCTTCAAGTGGAGCTTGATACTCATTTTGCACAAAAAATAGACATTATAGTATGTAATATTTAAAGGGGAGGAGGATAGTGAATAGATCATTGTTTTATTTATATACATCCTACAGTTTGCTACTCAAACACTAGCTTATTTCTATTTTAGGCTAACTTTTATGTATAAAAATCTGATTCGTTCTTAAATTTTTTATCCTACTAGAATTGAAACTTTTAGGGTCCTATTTCCAAAAGTCCTCTATGATCTCTAGGTTGAATTACGTTAACTTGAATCTTAGGAGGTTCAAGATTTGCTTCCCATTTTTTTTATTGTACTCCCATCCAAATAGAAGTGGATCTAAAATAAAGAACGTTTCCTTTTTAAAAACTCCATACATATTGAGTAATATTGCTAAGTTATTGAAAAAATTCTATGGATAACAATCTATCTATGAGAAATTTGGTAAGCCGAAAGGGTTACTCATAATTGTGCAATATTATCATTGTATGTTGTTGTCTAAGGAACGAGTCCAAAAAACTAAAAAGTATTAGTAGATTTTGGAGATTGCATGTGTCCAAACCGAATCTATGGTCATCTTTAGCAAGTCCATGAAATTTCGTATGTAGGCTGATTGCAAAAATACTAGGCAAAAAGTGGcattttaataaatgattaaatatataAGAAAGAAAGAGTACTTAAGAAATTATTGTCCAATAAAATTGGCTATTTGATATTGTATTATAGTTTCCTTGGATTATACATAATTGATTTCAAGGATTTGGTATTGAGCTCATGTAAAGCTCCTAACTTAAAATCATACACTTGTCATTCACGATTTAAtcaaaaaatgaaatcaagaataaaaaatgcatcctttatattttgttgatagttgataagattgattggtaaAGAAGGAAGCTCAATATTTTCACCATCACAATTTAGTTCCTTATCAAGAAAGCTAACTTGATTCTTTGTAGTCCCTTATGTCTTCTTCAAGCTCTCATAAATTAAATGCAATGCCTCCCCATCATGGGGAAGTTGCGGCATTACCATAGTAGCCTCCACAATAATTGTCACATCCCTAGACAATCATTGTTTTAGAATTATAATGTGTTGGATGTATACTTGTATAATCTTAAAGTATGGGTGCAATTGAGCGACAATAAAATGTGCTAGTGTAGAGCTATATACCTAGAAACCAAATATTTGGTAATCTCATAATTATAGATAGTATGGCATGCATACATGCAATCCTCAACTAAAGTTCTCggtagatttagatagcactagaaCATTCATATTGTCACTAATTCTGAGGATTAGAGAAAGATTTGAGAACTTACCCTTGTTGactatttttacaaattttgtatGAAGGTATTTTGGGCTACAACAGAGCTGAGGCGTATTATCTCTTGTTTAATAGCAATGTTCATAATTAAAATCAATACTGATTTACGCGTACTTTTATTATCTATCAGATTACTGATGACACGTGATTGTTTTCTATGACAATCAAAAGCTAATTTGTATCATCCACAGCTATGAACTCCTGCATAGTTGATTTCATTTCACGCTAAAGGTTAAGCTTTGAAGTTAAATTAATTCAATAATGAATGTGACAACATGTTAAATATATACATCCAGATAAAAAGAATAATTCAATAACCAACACAGTTGTGGTGACATTGCGGCGCAGAACGTTGGACGTTGATGTCATCTGGAGTTGAGTGAGACATGAATTATTCCTCTTCTGATGGCTGCGTCCATTTGCCATCTGGACCTTTAACGAGGCCCTTGTTCTGTTCCTGCCACCATTTTGGAGGAATTTCATATTTCTCGCGCAATAAATCACAGCTCTTATTAACCAGAGCATGATCTCTTCCACTCCAAGAAAACGGCTGCTTACTTCCAACATACCCGTCCAGTAAATGCAAGTAAAGCTCTAAATTATGAAAGTAGGCAAGATTATGGGTGTGCTGAATGAATGGAGAATTGTTGTGTAAAGGAAGCTCGAAGCCAACATGAAAGTATGTCCACGGAAGCCAATGCAGCAATTTGCTGAGGCATCCCACGTTCTCGTTCATACAAACTCCGGGCACTTTGGGAACCACGTCACGCTTGTTCACAAACCTCAGCACTTTCACTCCAATCTCCTCCACCCGTTTAGCAAACGCAAGATTTCCCACCCGGGGAGAGGCAAAAGCGAAGACGGTGACGGGAATTTGATGAAAATTATGCTTGGTGCAAAGCATTTGTTTGATATCATAAGCGCTCAAGGTTGCAAGAGCAGCTCCTAAGCTGTGTCCCGTAAATGTTATGCTTAAATTGTCCATCTCTTTTTCATAAACTTGAATCAATCGTTCTATCTCTGAGACTACCAAATCTCTGGTGCTGATGTTCACAGTGGCTCCTGCAGCGCCTTGACGGTGACGGACAGTTGAAGTATAGCAGCTCAGGAATCCTCTCTCAATTAGTACTCCATCCGCGAAATGATGCTCTTGGTTTTTGCCTGTCCTCTTGCATCTATAGGATAATCTTGTAGGTACAAGAATATCTCTCAGGTCTTCTATCCATTCTTCAGCAGTCTGAGTTCCTCTCCATGCAATCACTATGTCTCGTCGTCCAAGCCTTCTTATCTCATTTGGATCCGTGCAAACTGCAATAAAACCCAACCAAACACCTTGGTCTTTTGGTTTCTCACCAAAAACTTGATTTAACAGATTAGTATTGGCGTAAACATATTTAGTGACTTGGTAGCCACTTTCAGACATGCCCATCTTATTGAACAGATCTCTTTTACTGTGATAACATGTGCCGTAGTTTTTGGAGTAGCTTTTGCCATCAAATGCGTCGTAACAAAGCTGTGCCAAATTCCCATATCTGAGAGCTTCAGCTTTCAAATTGGGCACCATGGGATCAAGCAAACCATTCCAATTATGGgcaccttgtatatctctccataCGTCACATAGCTGAGGCTGCGTTGAGTTAGTTTGGGAACTGGGTAATAATACAGCATTATCTTCAAGCTGGGGCAATGGAAATACGGCCATTGATTGACTGATAGAAATTAAGGAATCAATCAAATAATTGTGTCTGATTTCTGGGATGTCAAACAATGATCGGCCAGACAAAGCGTTCGAGGATGAATACAAGGTTTAAGACGAGCACCTTATAAATAGAAAATCACGCACTACAATAGCAGACAATCACGCACTACAATAGCAGACAAAGTAGAATTTCAATCTTCCAACCTGAACTTCTTCTTGTTGACGAGAATTGGGCATATAAGGCTTTGACTTCCCTTGTTCTTCCCGCGTTGTTGTTTTCAAACCTAACGTTCAGACACTAGATTAATACTACAGTATTTATTCAAAGACTATAATCAGAAGGTGTCAAGCTCCCCCACACAGATTGCAATATATTTTTTCAGCCGCCTTCACATCATGTATCTCGTGAATTTCCATCGCCACACTCAGATTGTCTGGCCAGGGGTTCCTAACTTTCAAATTAGCAAAACCCATGACCGCTATTTCTTTGTATCAATGCAAACTGCGCATTTTCtaacattttaatatttaaaaggaaAGATCATAAATTTGTGTGTTAAGATCTTGTTTAGGTATAAAACTGGTATCAAAAAGTTTGACAGGGATTTCCTAATTTTCTTGAATGTAAAAGTGAACATTTTTCAAAGGGGCATTTGTAACTTGGTTAAGAACAAGCTATAAATAAACCGACAGAAATGTTGTTTATGTCAAGGTGTGGAAAGTAATTAAGGATGGACTCAGATCATGCGTGGTTTTAAGATAGACACATCTCACATGACACATGATATAAAAAAGATCCTTTTCGCTCCATTTTATCTAGGTTGATGtcaaattttgtgattttatatgttgaaatcacatattttgattgtggtgttttatgttttaaaaaacatgtctatgtttggatatctgtgtttacatttattgatgaagtatttgagATATTTATAAGAGAACTCCATTAATTCAGTTTTATATCTTCCTACACATCTATTATTCGTTAACCCAACTCTAGATTAGGATTTtctaaaaaaatgtgaaaaaatatcTAACTAATTCAAGTCAAGTGTTAACCTTGTATCATTTGTCActttctttataatttttaaaatctttgtGAGCTTAAAATCTCATGTCCTTGTGTATATAAACTATTTTGGAGGGCTAAAATTGCAACAAGTTTTACATAGTGGGTCCAAGAATTTGCTAATTTACACAAAATTGATCGACAATTGTtagaaaatcaatcaaacattgtggctCACCTTGAATTGCGAATAATATGGCAACTATATTTGATGGGTAGAAGTGTAGATCCCTTAGGGATTTGTATTGACTTTATGgaatcattgtattttttttctaagtgtatccTTTTGCTTGTGAAATCCAATAGAGAGGTCtattttaaaatcaatttgttGATCGATGGTCATCCCCAAACTTGCCATACTTAATACTTGCAAATGTGGTTGCAACTTTAGGTTTCCATCACCGATCATCTTGATTGCATTTTCAATCAAATAATTCATTTCTGCGGGATAGTAAATTATTCCTATAAAAATTGAAATACATATGAAAACTATTACGCAATGAATGTAAACTATAAAACTTTACCTTATGAAGCAGACATTGCAAATGAAGTTGAAACAATAATACCTATTTAACCATGTATAATTAATGTTGAAGATACAACATAGTTGTTTCCAAGATGAATTAATTTTTTGAAGTGTAATACATTTAGATAGGTTATACATATTTTTTGAATAATACATGTCAATTTTCTTGTTTTGATGTTTTACAACAAGATAATGTCTTATGGAAGTTTACACTCTACATAATTAGAAAGAATGAATGGTGGTGAGTAAAAAGGGATACAAAATATGAGCAATATTCTATACGACTTGTAAAATGCCAATAATCtaaaaataacatttatttttacaaacataaatataaatgtGGATTAGAATGAGTGAATTAAAGATTTTTTAGTTATTACTAAGCTAAAAAATTATAATGAATTTATGTAAAATGGTAATAATTATTGATATAAACATATAGTTCCTATTATTGGTTTAGTTATGATTGATTAAAGCAAGATAGGCCTGGACCTCTTACATAACCACTATAAAGAAGCTACTTGAAAACAGAGGACCAGAGGAGGTCATACGGGCCCCACTAGGTAAGGTTGAAGCCAAATGAAACTTATAAAGTCTTAGAATTAAACCCTGGTGAAGAGGGAGAGTGTTCTTGGAAACCACCGACTGAGATAAGGAGGAGCAAAtccataatttttaaaaaaatttagctcCTATTATTGGTGTAGTAAAAATATTAGTTAGAACTTTTATTATGTGCCAACAATTGTAAGTAATTCAAATGAAATGTGGGACGTAATTTGCGATTAATTAATTATTGCTAGTAGGTATGATCACTTGTAAATACATCTATCACTAATTGTTGGAGAACAgtaatagaaatttaaaataggaagcaactcaagaaaagaacaaaaacttgaaatataaaaaataaagttattatattttattaatgtaagCAGCTAGAGAGGTGGGAATGGCGGGGAACAACTGGAGTGACTGGTTTGAATTCGAATGGAGCAGGAGCAGGAGCGGGAAGATTGGGTGATGAAGGTTTCGGAGGCTCCCACGTGATGTAATCCATGGGAGAAACAAAACCTAAAGCTTCTGATGGCAGTCTCAACGGGTTTTGGGATGGGGACACCTTGCCGGTACCAACAAAAGAAAAAACTGACTTTACTGTTTTACCTTGTGGTGGGGAGGGTCCCAGAAAGTTTGTGGAGAATCTTAGGAAACCGGGATCTCTAGACTGCAACAGAAAATGGTCTACTTTATTTGGGTCAAACCTCAAATGCAAGGCTATTGCGCCTCTTCCCCATAAAGTGGACCTGAAGTTTGGCTCTTGTTCAATTTCTATTCCAGATTGTATCGTGGAAAAGAATATGGCTAATCTGGCCCCTGTCCTGGTTGGCAAGTTTATTGGCCCTCGACCTAATATTGAAGCTGTTAGGGATTCGGTGTCTCGTAAATGGAAGGGAAAGGGTCAAATTGATGTGGTTGCCATGTCTAATggttttttctccttctcctttgccTGTGAGGAGGACCTTCGATCTTTCTTAGCGGGTGGTCCCTGGATGTTAGGCAAATCATCGTTGGCTCTCAAGAAATGGGAACTAGGCTTTAA harbors:
- the LOC131079661 gene encoding phospholipase A1-Igamma1, chloroplastic-like yields the protein MAVFPLPQLEDNAVLLPSSQTNSTQPQLCDVWRDIQGAHNWNGLLDPMVPNLKAEALRYGNLAQLCYDAFDGKSYSKNYGTCYHSKRDLFNKMGMSESGYQVTKYVYANTNLLNQVFGEKPKDQGVWLGFIAVCTDPNEIRRLGRRDIVIAWRGTQTAEEWIEDLRDILVPTRLSYRCKRTGKNQEHHFADGVLIERGFLSCYTSTVRHRQGAAGATVNISTRDLVVSEIERLIQVYEKEMDNLSITFTGHSLGAALATLSAYDIKQMLCTKHNFHQIPVTVFAFASPRVGNLAFAKRVEEIGVKVLRFVNKRDVVPKVPGVCMNENVGCLSKLLHWLPWTYFHVGFELPLHNNSPFIQHTHNLAYFHNLELYLHLLDGYVGSKQPFSWSGRDHALVNKSCDLLREKYEIPPKWWQEQNKGLVKGPDGKWTQPSEEE